From Xylanibacter oryzae DSM 17970, a single genomic window includes:
- a CDS encoding DUF3127 domain-containing protein, with protein MITTVIARIAGATPAESFQGRDGQCVTKCTIIIKTIEAYPQTLALTAFGELVPWAQQIGRTVEVGVGMSSREYEGRWFSELRAIGMKYAQLPLPEAVH; from the coding sequence ATGATTACAACAGTAATTGCAAGAATTGCGGGTGCTACTCCCGCAGAGAGTTTTCAGGGACGCGACGGACAGTGTGTTACAAAATGTACGATTATTATCAAAACCATTGAGGCTTATCCGCAGACTTTGGCGCTGACTGCATTTGGCGAACTTGTGCCTTGGGCGCAACAAATAGGGCGCACGGTTGAGGTTGGCGTCGGTATGTCGAGTCGCGAATATGAGGGACGTTGGTTCTCTGAACTGAGGGCTATCGGCATGAAGTATGCGCAGTTGCCTTTGCCTGAGGCAGTGCACTGA
- a CDS encoding N-6 DNA methylase, which translates to MEIQKKDGKIFAPLKDKWLVDKPEELVRQNYICRLVNNYGFSLEQMAQEITTTEASSRGTGTARADIVIWSSSDDKINKKRALIVVECKAEYITIHQEDYFQGFNYASWMHAKFLVTTNQKETRIFKLTEDTIPQTFVDLKEIADIPSAKDANDEKAIKKILNQTKSFTRDEFSKLLSKCHDIIRDNDKLSPEAAFDEISKILFIKVRYERDNNEGQIFSKERFIENRKAYEKLNKEMGITDAIPFYQNLFERTKQQFANDHLFDDNAKIEIRENSFEQIVKELQIYNLSTTSDDVKGLAFEKFLGTTFRGELGQFFTPRTIVNFMVSVIDPQEGELVCDPCCGSGGFLIKAFEYVREHIEEDIKIQKKILKDTFFDDDYEKLSNKQKVEVEENIEKIFTVINEELNINNNKGRLRSLSFNCIYGTDANPRMARTAKMNMIMHGDGHGGVHHHDGLLNVNGIFENRFDVILTNPPFGSRVEKDSLVSEADRFTDQEKIAKYKERYGLAYEDALKQVNSNIGKSILGLYETGKICGLTEVLFIERCLNLLKPGGRMAIVLPEGVLNNSNLQRVRDFVEQHAKIILIVSIPQDVFMASGATVKPSLLFFKKFTEEEQKEFIRIKDDATKEINEKYKSEIDGLYETIKKTTKGLSKELKDIISKNNKTAKAKLKEIEVVKEQEIKQLVKKRFDYEIPFAEVKNAGIDATGNDTEDKNELRPLEKEFIAYCNNKHLWNKTINSTSYKIFGDDVMRIRVTDGIASKPEIFYTKQNK; encoded by the coding sequence ATGGAAATTCAAAAAAAAGATGGGAAAATCTTTGCACCTTTAAAAGATAAATGGCTAGTAGATAAACCAGAAGAACTTGTTAGACAAAATTACATTTGTAGATTAGTTAATAATTACGGTTTTTCACTAGAACAAATGGCCCAAGAAATTACAACTACAGAAGCTTCTTCAAGAGGTACTGGAACAGCACGGGCAGACATCGTAATATGGAGCTCTTCTGATGATAAGATAAATAAGAAAAGAGCTTTAATTGTTGTAGAATGTAAAGCAGAGTATATTACGATTCACCAAGAGGATTATTTTCAAGGTTTTAATTATGCATCTTGGATGCATGCTAAATTTTTAGTAACAACAAACCAAAAAGAAACAAGAATATTTAAACTTACAGAAGACACTATACCACAGACATTTGTTGACCTTAAAGAAATTGCAGATATTCCAAGTGCAAAAGATGCGAATGACGAGAAAGCTATTAAGAAGATTCTAAACCAAACTAAATCTTTTACACGCGATGAATTCTCAAAATTGCTTTCGAAATGCCATGATATAATCCGGGATAACGACAAATTATCACCTGAAGCAGCTTTTGATGAAATAAGTAAAATTTTATTTATAAAGGTACGTTATGAACGAGATAATAACGAAGGACAGATTTTTTCAAAAGAACGTTTTATTGAAAATCGGAAAGCCTATGAAAAGTTAAATAAGGAAATGGGGATAACAGATGCAATACCATTTTATCAGAATCTTTTTGAAAGAACAAAACAACAATTTGCAAATGATCACCTCTTTGATGATAATGCAAAAATAGAAATTCGTGAAAATAGTTTTGAACAAATCGTAAAAGAATTACAGATATATAACCTTTCAACAACATCAGATGATGTTAAGGGTCTTGCGTTCGAAAAATTTCTCGGTACAACATTCAGGGGTGAACTAGGACAATTTTTTACGCCACGTACTATTGTAAATTTTATGGTCTCTGTTATTGATCCACAAGAAGGTGAACTTGTATGTGATCCATGTTGCGGTAGCGGAGGGTTTCTAATTAAAGCATTTGAATATGTTCGTGAACATATCGAAGAAGATATTAAGATACAAAAAAAAATATTAAAGGATACATTCTTCGATGATGACTATGAAAAATTAAGTAATAAACAAAAAGTTGAAGTTGAAGAAAATATTGAAAAAATTTTTACTGTTATAAATGAAGAACTTAATATAAATAATAATAAAGGTCGTCTGCGTTCACTTTCATTTAATTGCATTTATGGAACTGACGCGAATCCTAGGATGGCGCGTACTGCTAAAATGAATATGATAATGCACGGCGATGGTCATGGTGGTGTACATCATCATGACGGTTTACTGAACGTAAACGGTATTTTTGAAAATCGTTTCGATGTAATATTAACCAATCCGCCTTTTGGAAGCCGCGTAGAAAAAGACTCATTGGTATCTGAAGCCGACCGTTTTACAGATCAGGAAAAAATTGCAAAATATAAAGAACGTTATGGTCTAGCATACGAAGATGCGCTAAAACAAGTAAATAGTAATATCGGAAAATCCATTCTGGGTCTATACGAAACAGGTAAAATATGCGGACTTACAGAGGTTCTCTTTATTGAGCGTTGCCTCAATTTACTAAAACCTGGAGGAAGAATGGCGATAGTATTGCCAGAAGGAGTTTTAAATAACAGCAATCTCCAGAGAGTTCGTGATTTTGTTGAACAACATGCAAAAATTATTCTTATTGTTTCTATTCCACAAGATGTCTTCATGGCATCAGGGGCTACCGTAAAACCAAGTTTGCTTTTCTTTAAAAAGTTTACAGAAGAAGAACAGAAAGAATTTATAAGAATAAAAGACGACGCTACAAAAGAAATAAATGAAAAATATAAATCCGAGATTGACGGATTATATGAAACTATTAAGAAAACGACAAAGGGATTATCGAAAGAATTAAAAGATATAATTTCTAAAAATAATAAAACTGCCAAAGCTAAATTAAAAGAAATTGAAGTAGTTAAAGAACAGGAAATAAAACAACTTGTAAAAAAACGCTTTGACTATGAAATACCTTTTGCTGAAGTTAAAAATGCAGGAATAGACGCCACGGGAAATGATACTGAAGATAAAAACGAGCTAAGACCTCTTGAAAAAGAATTTATTGCATATTGTAATAATAAGCATTTATGGAATAAGACCATAAATTCCACATCCTATAAAATCTTTGGAGATGATGTAATGCGTATTCGTGTAACTGATGGAATAGCTAGTAAACCCGAAATATTTTACACAAAGCAAAACAAATGA
- a CDS encoding DUF3987 domain-containing protein has translation MPEAYVLMIDEEGLFAENKNPSAENPIVNEQVEAKEQKNDIEPKKSLRSQVSTEKTASKGVESAKELVDEPNFKGIPFKLIIDRLLLAQGVDGEPAEGERNTTLYNLVRQLRYICDFSQSRLMQVVPRWGMSEEEVAQTVQSALSTVRRTELPPHLGQTLRLLTSQQMEMNAATADAAAGIEQADAKIIVPSSANDKTPPLPEHLPRLLDLLTKSYPQEYRAAILMSAMPILGTLATRARARYFDGAEHSLSFLTCIVAPQASGKSCTRKLVDMLLGRLQKQDNDEREKERRWMEEKKARKNSKQQPEDPRAKIRIVPATISNAMLFKRLDCSDGEHLFTYAEEIDTLSKGRKSGAWSQKDDIMRQAFDNSICGQDYMSDNSWSAMVKVFYNTLTCGTPVAVHRYYNDVEGGLVSRVCFSQLPDMLGAQMPIFGRLSKDEEVEVAQWAEKLMAIGLNKAGKESDAAGEADESGNSSNKLPTSEPVEYDIPRVKQAIWDWLESRRLEYLETQENPALDIFRRRSAVIGFRAGLLAVLLSDEKETDEAIEFATWVASYALAEQLDLFGEEMNRLMFDGESLYSGKDKSTYFQPLLGSLPDEFTVEQLVLLRMQAGYKSPVKQVLWRWKQNGLIEKISKNRFKKLQWK, from the coding sequence GTGCCTGAGGCGTATGTGCTGATGATAGACGAAGAAGGATTGTTTGCAGAGAACAAAAATCCATCTGCCGAGAACCCAATTGTAAATGAACAAGTGGAAGCTAAGGAACAGAAAAACGATATTGAGCCGAAAAAAAGTCTCAGGTCTCAGGTCTCAACAGAAAAAACAGCAAGCAAGGGTGTAGAATCTGCAAAAGAACTAGTAGACGAACCGAATTTCAAGGGCATACCTTTTAAGTTGATCATTGACAGACTGCTATTGGCACAGGGTGTAGACGGCGAACCTGCTGAGGGTGAGCGTAACACCACACTTTACAATCTGGTGCGTCAACTGCGATATATCTGCGACTTCTCACAATCAAGATTAATGCAGGTAGTGCCAAGATGGGGAATGAGCGAAGAAGAGGTGGCGCAAACGGTACAATCGGCTCTGTCGACTGTGCGCCGCACAGAACTGCCGCCACATCTGGGACAGACGCTACGCCTGCTTACATCACAGCAAATGGAGATGAATGCGGCTACAGCTGATGCTGCGGCAGGTATAGAACAGGCCGACGCAAAAATCATAGTCCCATCATCTGCCAATGATAAGACACCCCCTTTACCAGAGCATCTGCCGCGATTGTTAGACCTGCTTACCAAGAGTTATCCGCAAGAATACCGCGCCGCCATCCTGATGTCTGCTATGCCTATCCTCGGCACTCTGGCCACAAGGGCAAGGGCTAGATATTTTGACGGAGCTGAGCATTCGCTGTCGTTCTTGACCTGCATCGTTGCGCCACAGGCGAGTGGAAAGAGTTGTACACGAAAGTTGGTCGATATGTTGCTCGGACGACTGCAAAAGCAAGACAATGACGAGCGCGAGAAGGAGCGCCGATGGATGGAAGAGAAGAAGGCCCGCAAGAACTCAAAGCAACAGCCTGAAGATCCCCGCGCGAAAATAAGAATAGTGCCTGCCACAATATCCAATGCCATGCTGTTCAAACGATTGGACTGTTCGGACGGTGAGCATCTATTTACTTACGCAGAGGAAATTGATACGCTATCCAAGGGCCGAAAGAGTGGGGCATGGAGTCAGAAAGACGACATAATGCGTCAGGCATTCGACAACTCGATTTGCGGCCAGGACTACATGAGCGATAACTCGTGGAGCGCAATGGTGAAGGTGTTTTACAACACGCTGACGTGCGGTACTCCTGTGGCGGTACACCGATATTACAACGACGTGGAGGGCGGACTGGTGAGCCGTGTGTGCTTCTCGCAACTGCCTGATATGCTCGGCGCTCAGATGCCTATCTTCGGACGTCTGTCGAAAGATGAAGAGGTGGAAGTGGCGCAATGGGCTGAAAAGTTGATGGCTATCGGACTGAATAAAGCCGGAAAAGAATCTGATGCCGCAGGTGAGGCGGACGAATCGGGCAATAGCTCAAACAAACTGCCGACATCTGAACCTGTGGAGTACGACATCCCTCGTGTGAAACAGGCCATATGGGACTGGCTAGAATCTCGCCGTCTGGAATATCTGGAGACACAGGAGAACCCCGCACTCGACATCTTCCGCCGTCGCTCAGCCGTAATCGGGTTCAGAGCAGGACTACTCGCAGTGTTGCTTTCTGACGAAAAAGAGACAGACGAGGCAATAGAATTCGCCACATGGGTGGCAAGTTATGCGCTTGCAGAGCAGTTAGACCTCTTCGGCGAGGAGATGAACCGCCTGATGTTTGATGGAGAATCATTATATTCGGGAAAGGACAAATCGACTTATTTTCAGCCACTGTTGGGTTCACTGCCGGATGAGTTCACTGTAGAGCAACTTGTACTTCTGCGTATGCAGGCCGGCTATAAGAGTCCTGTAAAACAAGTACTTTGGAGATGGAAACAAAATGGACTGATAGAAAAGATCAGTAAAAATAGATTTAAGAAACTACAATGGAAATAA
- a CDS encoding DUF5675 family protein: MEITITRIAKKADYTIGRLTINGHRICDTLEPHCINWATETKIKGKTAIPEGRYRIMMKMSSKFEKQMPFLMDVPHFKGVMIHQGNTPKNTQGCIIVGYNTIRGLVLKSRQAMESIQDYLDTAIETKQEIWCVIK; encoded by the coding sequence ATGGAAATAACAATTACGAGAATAGCCAAGAAGGCTGATTACACGATAGGGCGGCTGACAATAAACGGCCACAGGATATGCGACACGCTGGAGCCGCACTGCATAAACTGGGCAACAGAGACAAAAATAAAAGGTAAGACGGCAATACCCGAGGGTAGATACAGAATAATGATGAAGATGTCATCAAAATTTGAAAAACAGATGCCATTCTTAATGGATGTACCTCATTTTAAAGGTGTAATGATACATCAGGGCAACACACCCAAGAACACTCAGGGTTGCATCATTGTAGGTTATAACACCATCCGTGGATTAGTGCTGAAGAGTAGGCAGGCCATGGAAAGTATCCAAGATTATCTTGATACTGCCATTGAAACTAAACAGGAAATTTGGTGTGTGATTAAGTAA
- a CDS encoding restriction endonuclease subunit S encodes MMETKTHNKYLKFLRFQNVQKWDIKRYFTTQIKSAFEIIDLSNVITEQKNKYSISDPQTNYGILGVNNNFGIFDAYIENGSKIKQKYKRMEYDWIAYNPYRVNVGSIGIRQEINHYEYISPAYVVFSCKKEIIPRFLFLVMKTNLFHNQICENTTGSVRQNLSYDILKTLQIPLPSTQEQNSLISIYDEKIKQAVTLKKQASEIEINIEKYLINVLDIQRDNIQDYYEKKEFLQKVSFRNIVEWGINKIKKSQSIKSAYDIFKIKDIKLSAFRGKSPVYKEGTTSYILNQKCNKWDFIDKRYMKSVDEKWLSNIESSFFTKEGDILINSTGEGTIGRSSYISSDSVDLLCDTHILLLRLKQTVNPHYFVYFFNSSIGQEQVEGVKSAQATKQTELGIDNLCKITIPLPDKSIQDSIVAHINTEKEKIKYMKAEAERLRNEALTEFEKSIFE; translated from the coding sequence ATGATGGAAACGAAAACACATAACAAATACCTCAAATTCTTACGATTCCAAAACGTTCAAAAATGGGATATTAAGAGATATTTCACAACTCAAATAAAATCTGCATTTGAAATTATAGATTTATCAAATGTTATTACAGAACAGAAAAATAAATATAGCATCAGTGATCCACAAACAAATTATGGAATATTAGGAGTAAATAATAATTTTGGAATTTTTGATGCTTATATAGAAAATGGCTCTAAAATAAAACAAAAATATAAACGAATGGAATATGATTGGATTGCTTATAATCCATATCGTGTAAACGTTGGTTCTATAGGAATTAGACAAGAAATCAATCATTACGAATATATTAGTCCTGCTTATGTAGTATTTAGTTGCAAAAAAGAGATAATACCTAGATTTCTTTTTTTAGTAATGAAAACGAATCTTTTTCATAATCAAATTTGCGAAAATACTACTGGATCTGTTAGACAAAATTTATCTTATGATATTCTTAAAACTCTCCAAATACCACTTCCATCAACACAAGAGCAGAACTCCTTAATTTCAATCTATGATGAGAAAATCAAACAAGCTGTTACATTAAAAAAACAAGCTAGTGAAATCGAAATAAATATAGAGAAATATTTAATTAATGTGCTCGACATTCAACGGGATAATATTCAAGATTATTATGAAAAAAAAGAGTTCTTACAAAAAGTAAGTTTCAGAAATATTGTCGAATGGGGCATAAATAAAATTAAAAAGTCGCAATCAATAAAATCGGCATACGATATATTCAAAATTAAAGATATTAAACTATCAGCATTTAGAGGTAAGAGCCCTGTATATAAAGAAGGAACAACTTCATATATTCTAAATCAGAAATGTAACAAATGGGACTTTATAGATAAAAGATACATGAAATCGGTGGATGAAAAATGGTTATCCAATATAGAATCTTCTTTCTTTACAAAAGAAGGTGACATTCTCATAAATTCTACAGGAGAAGGAACGATTGGACGATCAAGCTATATATCTTCTGATTCGGTTGATCTATTATGCGATACTCATATACTACTATTAAGGCTAAAGCAAACTGTAAATCCGCATTATTTTGTATACTTCTTCAATAGTAGTATAGGACAAGAACAGGTAGAAGGTGTAAAATCGGCACAAGCTACTAAACAAACTGAATTGGGTATTGATAATTTATGTAAAATAACTATTCCTTTGCCAGACAAATCTATTCAAGATAGTATTGTTGCTCATATAAATACTGAGAAAGAAAAAATAAAATACATGAAAGCTGAAGCAGAACGACTAAGAAATGAGGCTTTAACGGAATTTGAAAAATCAATATTTGAATAA